The window CTCACTGACTGACACCACAGTCACCACACAGCTATTAttattagcaattttttttggggtgggggggggaaccaTTCCTTGGTGTTATCTGCTGAAATCCTGACATTcgctatttttatttgttggtgtgAATATTTGCAACCATGTCTGCGTTCAGCCAGTAGCTTTGGTGTCTTGGGGCAGAACGTTGGAGCTTTCCACTGCGGCCTCTTCCGACGTTTGTGATTGGCTACAGAGCAAGACGACCTCCAGCAATCACATCAGTGGAAAGTACAACTTCCTGTTGACCCGGGCAGCAGAGCGTCGGGCGGGACGCTGCGCAGAACAGAAGGTTTGACcttagtacttttttttttttttttttttttttttttttataaaaggatGATGTTAGtgttaataatgtatttttattttgatttatccAAATCCACAGGTGTCAGTGAGGCAATGCTGCGAGGAGATCATCTCGTCGTGGCCGAAAGGGGCGATAGAGACGCAGAAAGGTACCCCCCTGAAGAACAGAAATGGCCAAGAACTGCCAGGGAAATCGAAGCACAGGCAGGAAAGGGCCGCTGTTCCGCCGAAACAGGATGACGTGAAACCAAACGGAACATTTCAGGAGTCCAGTGTTTTGAAGAACCCAAAAATGAAAACCATTCCAGGGTCTAATATATCAGGGCCTGCACAGAGGATGCTACTCCCTCAGGTTCCTGAGACTGATACACTTAAAGATAAAAGTGCAACCGCGGAGCAGTCTTCTAAGCACAGCTCCACTGCACTTGGACAAACGCTGGAAAATGAAGTCGTAGATGTGAGAGAAAGGGAGTTGGCGCAAGATGGTGACTTTCACTCATTAAAAGAGCGAGATGAGTCGCCGCCCGCAAAACACTCCCGCCCAGAGCCGGTAAGTGACGCGGCCAGCACAGATGACTGTGACAGCTGCACGCCTTCACGACGGCGCGACTGTGTCAAGGACCCCGAGGGCCGAGCCACGCCCGTGATCGCCGGCCCGCCGAGGACCGCCAGGTCCAACGAGGCGTGGTGGGCCGCGGCGGCGCTGGGCTTCCTGCTGGTTCTCCTCACGCTGTCTGTGCTGCACACGCGCCTGTACCGCCACTGGAGGACCATGCCCAGTCTGTACTGGCACGACCCGCAGCAAGACTACGACAGCGTGGCAGGTTGGTAGCTCGGTACGCACAGAAGGCCTCGGGTTTTTCATTTTCAGAAGTTTATttgacggcacggtggccgactggttagcacatctacgtcacagttctgaggaccggggttcaaatcccggtcccgcctgtgtggggtttgcatgttctccccgtgcctgcgtgggttttctccgggcactccggtttcctcccgcatcccaaaaacatgcatggtaggttgattggagactctaaattgcccgtaggtgtgaatgtgtgcgtgaatggttgtttgtttatatgtgccctgcgattggctggcgaccggttcagggtgtgccccgcctctcacccgaagatagctgggataggctccagcacgcccgcaatcctggtgaggataaagcggtacagaaaatggatggatggatggatagtttatttGAACAACTGATATTGTACTGGGcggactggttcgagcgtcagcctcacagttctgaagacccgggttcaatccccggccccgcctgtgtggagtttgcatgttctccccgtgcctgcgtgggttttctccgggcactccggtttcctcccacatcccaaaaacatgcattaattggagactctaaaattgcccgtaggtgtgactgtgagtgcgaatggttgtttgtttgtatgtgccctgcgattgtctggcaaccagttcagggtgtaccccgcctcctgcccgatgacagctgggataggctccagcacgcccgcaaccctagtgaggagaagcggctcagaaaatggatggatggatggatattgtattgtatatgtaACTGGTATTGATATTCACGTATACAGTGAACATCGTATTTCTTCTAATTTTCcctatggaaagctgtttgagcattcaTTCGATATCCAGTTTAAGAGCCGTACTCGTTTGCTCTTTTAAGACagttcagcgcactagtagaatgtcTAGCGTGCACTAGTACCATgtgactgtcttactagtaatatTTTCTACGACTGcagcggttctcaaacattttaaccCAAGTACCACATAAAAGATGCTGAAATTGTCAAGTAACACATTAAtgactaacattaaaatacagtagtgtagtaggcccaGGTGTTCATCAAAATCAaggcaaagttttttttcccctcaaaaagtgtatttaatattttgtcagGCCTTGACAATAATTTGTGTCTCTCTTCAATTTCCTGGCATAGGctgatattttcattcattctaatatgtttgaCTGTAATTCATCTGttaaatggattttattttatttgtacttagttcagtgattctttcgcatactGCTCAAGGAAGCCTGTGCACAACACTTTGAGAATAACTGCACTACTgtcttccactactgtatgacatttctacaCACTGGTAGAACAACATTGGcatactagtgaggcaaaactccacactagttgacatctgcatgCTACCAGTACTCATCGTGATTTTGTCTTCTAGACGTTATCCACAGAAGGCTGCAAATTGCAAAGAGGCGGCGGAAGAGAGGCCGAAGACAAGAGTGTGCCCTCCTGCCCAGCTCCTCGAGTTCGGATGATTACATGTAGACAAATGAAGGAATCACCTTGTACATTTGAACCTTTTTAGAAGTGTCATATTGAACATGTAACTGCGGTGTGCACAGGCAGATCGGGGCACAGCCTCATTACCAAAAGGGACAGCTTGTAAATTCCACAGTAAAGAAAAACTAGTtggaatatctttttttttttttttttttaaacagcccaACCACAGCAGTCTGAAATTTTCAAGGTTTTTATATTGCATTGGCTTTGAATACATTTGTGCAGCAATTATGTAAGTATTATTTCTTTTACAGAAATTTTTGCTGAGTCatactgtttttgtatttttacttaTGAAAGTCTAGTTTGcgagtggcggcacggtagactactggttagagcgtcagcctcacagttctgaggacccgggttcaatccccggccccgcctgtgtggagtttgcatgttctccccgtgcctgcgtgggttttctccgggcactccggtttcctccc of the Phyllopteryx taeniolatus isolate TA_2022b chromosome 8, UOR_Ptae_1.2, whole genome shotgun sequence genome contains:
- the tp53i13 gene encoding tumor protein p53-inducible protein 13 isoform X2, which codes for MPSHTVAVLAALWLSFCRYTVSEYLRPHCDNGKFHVEKDLPTDAVHWGCPVPARLDSTQRLPSVDTVYDPEPARQVCMNEPISYRHSIPNSGAFRPVRAQSGEYLYCPPQRWLYNLHHGAAILLYHPCAAFSERPLVSILARSCLCDYIVTPHPHLNKSMPVALVSWGRTLELSTAASSDVCDWLQSKTTSSNHISGKYNFLLTRAAERRAGRCAEQKVSVRQCCEEIISSWPKGAIETQKGTPLKNRNGQELPGKSKHRQERAAVPPKQDDVKPNGTFQESSVLKNPKMKTIPGSNISGPAQRMLLPQVPETDTLKDKSATAEQSSKHSSTALGQTLENEVVDVRERELAQDGDFHSLKERDESPPAKHSRPEPDPEGRATPVIAGPPRTARSNEAWWAAAALGFLLVLLTLSVLHTRLYRHWRTMPSLYWHDPQQDYDSVADVIHRRLQIAKRRRKRGRRQECALLPSSSSSDDYM
- the tp53i13 gene encoding uncharacterized protein tp53i13 isoform X1, which codes for MPSHTVAVLAALWLSFCRYTVSEYLRPHCDNGKFHVEKDLPTDAVHWGCPVPARLDSTQRLPSVDTVYDPEPARQVCMNEPISYRHSIPNSGAFRPVRAQSGEYLYCPPQRWLYNLHHGAAILLYHPCAAFSERPLVSILARSCLCDYIVTPHPHLNKSMPVALVSWGRTLELSTAASSDVCDWLQSKTTSSNHISGKYNFLLTRAAERRAGRCAEQKVSVRQCCEEIISSWPKGAIETQKGTPLKNRNGQELPGKSKHRQERAAVPPKQDDVKPNGTFQESSVLKNPKMKTIPGSNISGPAQRMLLPQVPETDTLKDKSATAEQSSKHSSTALGQTLENEVVDVRERELAQDGDFHSLKERDESPPAKHSRPEPVSDAASTDDCDSCTPSRRRDCVKDPEGRATPVIAGPPRTARSNEAWWAAAALGFLLVLLTLSVLHTRLYRHWRTMPSLYWHDPQQDYDSVADVIHRRLQIAKRRRKRGRRQECALLPSSSSSDDYM